One genomic region from Streptomyces sp. NBC_01304 encodes:
- a CDS encoding dihydrofolate reductase family protein — MSELLVDFITSLDGHASGEGWPGFWGLEGPEYLAWLGEQPKATYLMGANTYRLMSGFAAGQVPQGQDEFRPEEEASVDELTQAPKVVFSSSLKEPLTWANSTLVRDDAVEAVRAMKSSGPGLLSTIGSLSLCRSLLRAGLVDRFRVVMFPVITGATGEERIYDGYPDVALEMTQHRTFDGRIQLVEYKPRVLEHPPLSTPA, encoded by the coding sequence ATGTCGGAGCTTCTCGTCGACTTCATCACCTCCCTCGACGGCCACGCATCGGGAGAGGGATGGCCCGGGTTCTGGGGCCTGGAGGGCCCGGAGTACCTCGCATGGCTCGGCGAACAACCCAAGGCCACCTACCTGATGGGAGCGAACACCTACCGCCTGATGTCGGGCTTCGCCGCAGGCCAGGTCCCCCAGGGCCAAGACGAGTTCAGGCCCGAAGAAGAGGCATCCGTCGACGAACTCACGCAGGCGCCCAAGGTGGTGTTCTCCTCCTCACTCAAGGAGCCACTGACGTGGGCCAACTCCACACTCGTCCGTGACGACGCCGTCGAGGCGGTCCGCGCCATGAAGTCGAGCGGCCCGGGGCTCCTCAGCACGATCGGCAGCCTCAGCCTGTGCCGGTCCCTGCTACGAGCCGGACTCGTCGACCGCTTCCGGGTCGTGATGTTCCCCGTGATCACCGGAGCCACAGGCGAAGAACGCATCTACGACGGATATCCGGACGTTGCCCTCGAGATGACCCAACACCGCACCTTCGACGGCCGCATCCAGCTGGTCGAGTACAAGCCCCGCGTGCTCGAACACCCGCCGCTCAGCACCCCTGCATAA
- a CDS encoding PucR family transcriptional regulator codes for MNHAIRRAGELALDETTVTALRAVLKTTADEVVQAIIDEVPPYANALSGRMGATIRRAVRTALGHYLDLVSGNATGGDGGDAAYELGRGEVRDGRSMDALLSAYRVGARVAWRCLAAGAVTAGLPAAEVAKFAELTFAYIDELSAASAAGHADELAAQGRAHERHLEHLARDLLADASPDTLLASVQRARWQPPVSLTAVLLPAAHARPAYRTLDPGTLVLDDLPDATGVLLIPDADRPHLLRQLTDRTAVVGPARPWTRASASYARAVRARSLSPEIRDTEEHLPELVLSADADAFADLRARALAPLRALPAATARRLEETLREWLLHQGRRDEVAAALFVHPQTVRYRMSQLRELFPDLASPHRVLELTLAVGLPAS; via the coding sequence GTGAACCATGCAATCCGCAGAGCCGGCGAACTGGCCTTGGATGAGACGACGGTCACCGCGCTGCGGGCCGTGCTGAAGACCACCGCCGACGAAGTCGTCCAGGCGATCATCGACGAGGTCCCTCCGTACGCCAACGCCCTTTCGGGACGCATGGGCGCCACCATCCGCCGGGCCGTCCGCACCGCCCTGGGGCACTACCTGGACCTCGTGAGCGGGAACGCCACAGGCGGCGACGGCGGTGACGCGGCCTACGAGCTGGGCCGCGGGGAGGTGCGCGACGGCCGTTCGATGGATGCCCTGCTCAGCGCCTACCGCGTCGGCGCCCGCGTGGCCTGGCGATGCCTGGCAGCGGGTGCCGTCACCGCAGGTCTGCCCGCCGCCGAGGTCGCCAAGTTCGCCGAGCTGACCTTCGCCTACATCGACGAGCTCTCCGCCGCGAGCGCCGCGGGCCACGCCGACGAACTGGCCGCCCAGGGCAGGGCACACGAGCGCCACCTGGAACACCTGGCCCGCGACCTCCTCGCCGACGCGAGCCCCGACACGCTGCTGGCCTCAGTCCAACGGGCCCGGTGGCAGCCTCCGGTTTCACTGACCGCTGTCCTGCTGCCCGCCGCCCATGCCCGGCCCGCCTACCGCACGCTCGACCCGGGCACCCTCGTCCTAGACGATCTGCCGGACGCCACCGGCGTGCTGCTCATCCCCGATGCCGACCGGCCACATCTCCTGCGGCAGCTGACCGACCGCACCGCCGTGGTCGGCCCGGCCCGGCCATGGACCCGTGCGTCCGCCTCGTACGCACGAGCCGTACGCGCGCGCTCCCTCTCCCCCGAAATCCGCGACACCGAGGAGCACCTGCCCGAGCTGGTGCTGAGCGCCGACGCGGACGCGTTCGCGGACCTGCGCGCCCGGGCCCTCGCACCGTTGCGGGCCTTGCCTGCCGCGACCGCACGACGGCTGGAGGAGACGTTGCGGGAGTGGCTGCTGCACCAGGGCAGGCGGGACGAGGTGGCGGCGGCGTTGTTCGTCCATCCCCAGACAGTCCGGTACCGGATGTCGCAGCTGCGGGAGCTGTTCCCGGATCTCGCATCGCCACACCGGGTCCTTGAACTGACCCTGGCGGTCGGTCTTCCAGCCAGCTGA
- a CDS encoding ferredoxin reductase, producing the protein MTSTALRSRAWKLLEMVTTPLLPSDYLDLVSPLRAGADLRGRIEAVHPETGDAATIVIRPGRGWRGHRAGQYVRIGIDVEGVRLWRAYSLTSPTNRPDGRVTITVKAIEDGKVSNHLVRRAKPGTLIHLDQPTGDFVLPQAKPAKVLYLTAGSGITPVMGMLRDTKFDDVVMVHCAPRPQDVIFRSELHDLAAEKKLRLTEVHTDTDGMLDIARLDELVPDWAERETWACGPAGLLDAAEEHWTEHGVQERLHTERFRPTVVVTGDGGEVTFSATGKSVDADGGTPLLDIGEEAGVLMPSGCRMGICFGCVTPLKAGAVRDLRTGEITEADPGVLIQTCVSAAAGPCDIER; encoded by the coding sequence ATGACGAGTACAGCCCTGCGCAGCAGGGCGTGGAAACTGCTGGAGATGGTCACGACGCCGCTGCTGCCGTCGGATTACCTCGACCTGGTCAGCCCGCTGCGTGCGGGCGCCGACCTGCGGGGGCGCATCGAGGCTGTGCACCCCGAGACGGGTGACGCCGCGACCATCGTGATCAGGCCGGGACGGGGCTGGCGCGGCCACAGGGCCGGTCAGTACGTGCGGATCGGGATCGACGTCGAGGGGGTGCGCCTGTGGCGTGCCTACTCCCTCACCTCGCCGACGAACCGCCCAGACGGCCGCGTCACGATCACGGTGAAGGCGATCGAGGACGGCAAGGTCAGCAACCACCTGGTCCGCAGGGCGAAACCGGGCACGCTGATCCACCTCGACCAGCCGACCGGTGACTTCGTACTGCCGCAGGCCAAGCCAGCCAAGGTGCTCTATCTGACGGCCGGCAGCGGCATCACGCCCGTGATGGGCATGTTGCGCGACACCAAGTTCGACGACGTCGTCATGGTCCACTGCGCGCCGCGGCCGCAAGACGTGATCTTCCGCAGCGAACTGCACGATCTGGCCGCGGAGAAGAAGCTGCGGCTCACCGAGGTGCACACCGACACGGACGGCATGCTCGACATCGCCCGTCTCGACGAACTCGTGCCCGACTGGGCCGAGCGCGAGACCTGGGCCTGCGGGCCCGCGGGCCTGCTCGACGCCGCCGAAGAGCACTGGACCGAGCACGGCGTACAAGAGCGCCTGCACACCGAACGCTTCCGCCCCACCGTCGTCGTCACCGGCGACGGTGGTGAGGTCACGTTCAGCGCCACCGGCAAGAGTGTGGACGCGGACGGCGGCACGCCGTTGCTGGACATCGGCGAGGAGGCCGGCGTGCTCATGCCTTCCGGGTGCCGTATGGGCATCTGCTTCGGCTGCGTCACGCCGCTGAAGGCGGGCGCCGTCCGCGACCTGCGTACCGGCGAGATCACCGAGGCCGATCCCGGCGTCCTCATCCAGACCTGCGTGTCCGCTGCCGCGGGCCCCTGCGACATCGAACGGTAG
- a CDS encoding GNAT family N-acetyltransferase, which yields MLIRRETPADLSAVRAVTIASSYKPHEAEPVEVILRDELQKGDSWIPALSMVAEEKNGSIIGHALCTWGRVGTVRVPNLSLLGVHSDHRRRGFGTALVHASLAAADALDAPMVVVLGDPDFFGRFGFRPGTDFGIVGEEPAWEHLFQIRTLTAYDPSVQGEFIYPHPFGSM from the coding sequence GTGCTGATCAGACGCGAGACCCCCGCCGACCTGTCCGCCGTCCGTGCGGTGACCATCGCCTCCTCCTACAAACCGCACGAGGCGGAACCGGTAGAGGTGATTTTGCGGGACGAATTACAGAAGGGCGATAGCTGGATCCCGGCGCTCTCGATGGTGGCCGAGGAGAAGAACGGCTCGATCATCGGCCATGCTCTGTGCACCTGGGGCCGAGTCGGTACCGTGCGAGTACCGAACCTCAGCCTGCTCGGTGTTCACTCCGACCATCGGCGCCGCGGCTTCGGAACAGCCCTGGTCCACGCCTCGCTCGCTGCAGCGGACGCCCTCGACGCCCCGATGGTCGTCGTCCTCGGCGACCCCGACTTCTTCGGCCGGTTCGGCTTCCGGCCGGGCACAGACTTCGGCATCGTTGGCGAGGAACCGGCCTGGGAGCACCTGTTCCAGATCCGCACCCTGACCGCTTACGACCCTTCCGTGCAAGGCGAGTTCATCTATCCGCACCCCTTCGGCAGCATGTGA
- a CDS encoding peptidylprolyl isomerase produces MTTAILASTGGIATAAAPPSSAVTHGPCQYTKTPDEPAARPVPLPPDPRHTPSRGTVDVAVPTSQGPLPLRLDRAKAPCTVQSFLHLARHQFYDRTVCHRLTAYPTLKVLQCGDPTGTGEGGPGYKYKDELPVDLPPAPTDPTGARRVYARGLLAMANAGPNTNGSQFFVVYGDSALRPNYTVFGTVGATGLDTLDTIAAGGIQPTPEDPAPVDGTPTLHTELLRVRPVHSS; encoded by the coding sequence GTGACGACGGCGATACTGGCATCGACAGGCGGCATAGCCACTGCGGCCGCCCCGCCGTCGTCGGCGGTCACGCACGGCCCCTGCCAGTACACCAAGACTCCGGACGAGCCTGCGGCACGACCCGTGCCCCTGCCGCCCGACCCGCGGCACACCCCCAGCCGTGGCACGGTTGATGTCGCCGTCCCGACCAGCCAAGGTCCGCTCCCCCTGCGCCTGGACCGCGCCAAGGCGCCGTGCACCGTGCAGAGCTTCCTACATCTGGCCCGGCACCAGTTCTACGACCGCACCGTGTGCCACCGGCTGACGGCGTATCCCACGCTGAAGGTCCTGCAGTGTGGCGACCCGACCGGTACGGGCGAAGGCGGGCCGGGTTACAAGTACAAGGACGAGCTGCCGGTGGACCTGCCCCCGGCGCCGACCGACCCGACCGGCGCCCGCCGCGTCTATGCGCGCGGCCTGCTGGCCATGGCCAACGCAGGCCCGAACACCAACGGTTCGCAGTTCTTCGTCGTGTACGGCGACTCCGCACTGCGGCCGAACTACACCGTGTTCGGCACGGTCGGCGCCACCGGCCTGGATACTCTCGACACGATCGCCGCCGGCGGCATCCAGCCCACTCCCGAGGACCCGGCGCCGGTCGACGGCACGCCCACGCTGCACACGGAACTGCTCCGCGTCCGGCCAGTCCACTCGTCCTGA
- a CDS encoding LysE family translocator, with amino-acid sequence MQWHQVLGFAAAVTPLTMIPGTSFTLVTQQVIAGSRSDGVLVSFGSGCGLLVHATLAAVGLSALVMSSAQALTVVKLLGGIYLIWLGVTTWRSARRGIEVPQRVRWRSPWARLGGFGQGLWSNVLNPKAASVYLTLVPQFLTSSRPLAPQIATLAVVHVAIVLVWLLFWTSVVAAARTMIDTPRFRRGMSRLAGAVLVGLGVRTATAR; translated from the coding sequence GTGCAGTGGCATCAGGTGCTCGGCTTCGCGGCCGCAGTCACACCTCTCACAATGATTCCCGGTACCAGCTTCACGCTTGTCACGCAGCAGGTGATCGCTGGCTCGCGGTCTGACGGCGTGCTCGTGTCGTTCGGCTCAGGGTGCGGACTCCTGGTGCACGCAACGCTTGCCGCAGTTGGCCTGTCGGCGCTGGTCATGTCTTCGGCCCAGGCGTTGACGGTAGTGAAGCTCCTGGGCGGCATCTATCTGATCTGGTTGGGCGTGACCACATGGCGCTCAGCACGTCGTGGCATCGAAGTGCCGCAACGGGTGCGGTGGCGCTCGCCGTGGGCTCGGCTTGGAGGCTTCGGGCAGGGGCTGTGGTCCAACGTCCTCAATCCGAAGGCGGCATCGGTCTATCTCACCCTCGTCCCACAGTTCCTCACGTCCAGCCGCCCCCTCGCGCCGCAGATCGCGACGCTCGCGGTCGTGCATGTGGCCATCGTCCTTGTGTGGCTGCTGTTTTGGACGTCTGTGGTCGCCGCCGCGCGCACGATGATCGACACGCCTCGATTCCGGCGAGGGATGAGTCGGCTGGCGGGAGCTGTGCTGGTCGGTCTGGGAGTTCGAACCGCAACGGCGAGGTAG
- a CDS encoding fatty acid desaturase family protein — MTAIDPTAHLTADQIEELGRELDAIRDEVIAGRGEKDAAYIRKVISAQRKLELASRGVLLFSLFPPAWVLGTAGLSVAKIMDNMEIGHNVLHGQWDWMRDPKIHSTTWEWDHVSPSEQWKHSHNELHHTYTNVIGKDNDLGYGIMRVDEDQKWHPFHLGQPLWNFLNACFFEYGIAAYDLELGKNLHKRRRNNPAFRARAKAVGRKIRKQVLKDYVIHPLLSGPSFLPTLAATFTANLARNIWSHSVIMCGHFPEGVQVFERHSIKGETRGQWYLRQMMGSANISGSTAMHFMTGNLSHQIEHHLFPDLPSNRYAEVAVKVRALFEKYELQYVTGPLPKQVFSAWRKVFRLSLPNQKPKAATPDREQELVAA, encoded by the coding sequence TTGACCGCCATCGACCCCACCGCCCACCTGACCGCCGATCAGATCGAGGAGCTGGGCCGCGAGCTGGACGCGATCCGCGACGAGGTGATAGCCGGCCGCGGCGAGAAGGACGCCGCGTACATCCGTAAGGTCATCTCGGCGCAGCGCAAGCTCGAGCTGGCCAGCAGGGGCGTGCTGTTGTTCTCGCTCTTCCCGCCCGCGTGGGTGCTCGGCACCGCCGGCCTGTCCGTGGCGAAAATCATGGACAACATGGAGATCGGTCACAACGTCCTGCACGGCCAGTGGGACTGGATGCGCGACCCGAAGATCCACTCCACCACCTGGGAGTGGGATCACGTCTCGCCGTCCGAGCAGTGGAAGCACTCGCACAACGAGCTGCACCACACCTACACCAACGTGATCGGCAAGGACAACGACCTCGGCTACGGCATCATGCGCGTCGACGAGGACCAGAAGTGGCACCCGTTCCACCTCGGCCAGCCGCTGTGGAACTTCCTCAACGCCTGCTTCTTCGAGTACGGCATCGCCGCCTACGACCTGGAGCTTGGCAAGAACCTGCACAAACGCCGCCGCAACAACCCGGCCTTCCGCGCGCGGGCCAAGGCCGTGGGCCGCAAGATCCGCAAGCAGGTACTCAAGGACTACGTGATCCACCCGCTCCTCTCGGGCCCGTCGTTCCTCCCCACGCTCGCCGCCACGTTCACCGCGAACCTGGCCCGCAACATCTGGTCCCACTCAGTGATCATGTGCGGGCACTTCCCCGAGGGCGTGCAGGTCTTCGAGCGCCACTCGATCAAGGGCGAGACGCGCGGCCAGTGGTACCTGCGACAGATGATGGGCTCGGCGAACATCAGCGGCAGCACGGCCATGCACTTCATGACCGGCAACCTGTCGCACCAGATCGAGCACCACCTGTTCCCCGACCTGCCGAGCAACCGCTACGCCGAGGTAGCGGTGAAGGTGCGTGCGCTGTTCGAAAAGTATGAGCTCCAGTACGTCACCGGGCCGCTGCCCAAGCAGGTGTTCTCCGCGTGGAGGAAAGTCTTCCGGCTCTCGCTGCCGAACCAGAAGCCCAAGGCCGCGACGCCGGACCGCGAGCAGGAACTCGTCGCGGCCTGA